One window of the Devosia sp. 2618 genome contains the following:
- a CDS encoding efflux RND transporter permease subunit has product MFLTDISVRHPVFATMIMVAIMVFGISAYQSLPIEQYPDVDFPVVAVLTPYTGASPEAVESEITRPIEEAVNTLSGIDSVTSTSSAGHSTVILMFTLETNSSTAAQDVRDRLAAIASSLPSSADTPQVLRFDPTSSPMMSLALSSSTHSVVDLTRVADDIVSPALTAISGVGSATVVGGLDQQVDVAIDPALLNAYGIGVSDVISALQQDNRTMPTGTVINGMLVQTIQLNTEVTSLEGFRDVIVAVHGAETIKLGDVATITLGPSDTQGLAFRDGQQALAIDIVKIQGGNTVGIAHSIEKAIDRLNSGGNLPDGVTIDILQNSAEPIENNFEVVQATLIEGAILAVVIVFVFLNSWRSTIITGLTLPISIIGTLTVVSMLGFTLNTMTMLALTLSVGILIDDAIVVRENITRHLHMGKSHFQAALDGTKEIGFAVLATTLSIVAVFMPLAFMDGIIGQFFMQFGVTVSVAVLISLFVSFTLDPMLSSVWYDPASEPNAKRGPIGRTIALFERGFEKLAKGYTKVLKWSLRHRIITMVVAMMSFFGSFLLFPMIGAEFMPATDQSEIQVSIETRPGSSIDYTAIKAHQAEALLRAMPEVSSTYTTVNAGRSAGENRATITVSLVGPASRALSSQQMTAPIREALLTIPGADFKVSAGGGLGGGSPIQVKLMGENLEDLATAANALADKMRDIDGAVDVQVSLQQAQPMLDIILDRQAASDLGVGIAATGSALRAMLGGETASEWTDDRNDRLDVVVRLPEAMRQDVDAVGSLPIAQNRSSATPLAITLDQVAEVRPTVGPSEINRENLTRQVSVSANVEGRILGDVSADVQAAVAALDLPPGIVLSEGGDTEMLADTMGSVGSALLLAIIFIYLVLASQFGSFLQPLAIMSALPLSLIGVMLGLLVGGSTLNMYSMIGFVMLMGLVVKNAILLVDNANQHVRAGSSLIDALIEAGETRFRPIIMTTLAMIFGMLPLALALHEGSGQNAPMAHAVIGGLISSTLLTLVVVPVMLTYTEALGRFARRFLPKSPDHHHAETAEPAPSH; this is encoded by the coding sequence ATGTTTTTGACAGACATCAGCGTTCGCCATCCGGTTTTCGCTACCATGATCATGGTGGCGATCATGGTCTTTGGCATCAGCGCCTACCAGAGCCTGCCCATCGAACAATATCCCGACGTCGACTTCCCCGTTGTCGCCGTGCTGACGCCCTATACCGGCGCTTCGCCCGAGGCCGTCGAATCCGAAATCACCCGCCCCATCGAAGAAGCTGTCAACACGCTGAGCGGCATAGACTCCGTCACCTCGACCTCGAGCGCCGGTCACTCGACCGTCATCCTGATGTTCACGCTGGAAACCAATTCTTCGACGGCCGCGCAGGACGTGCGCGACCGTCTCGCCGCCATTGCCAGCTCGCTCCCTTCCAGCGCCGACACTCCACAGGTGCTGCGCTTTGATCCGACATCGTCGCCGATGATGTCGCTGGCACTGAGCAGCTCCACCCATTCGGTGGTCGACCTCACGCGCGTAGCCGACGACATCGTTTCGCCTGCCCTCACCGCCATTTCCGGCGTCGGTAGCGCCACTGTGGTTGGAGGTCTCGACCAGCAGGTTGACGTCGCCATCGACCCCGCCTTGCTCAATGCCTATGGCATCGGCGTCAGCGACGTGATCTCGGCGCTGCAGCAGGACAATCGCACCATGCCCACCGGCACCGTCATCAACGGCATGCTGGTGCAGACCATTCAGCTCAATACCGAAGTTACCTCGCTCGAGGGTTTTCGTGACGTCATCGTTGCCGTCCACGGCGCCGAGACCATCAAACTGGGAGACGTCGCCACCATTACGCTCGGCCCCTCCGACACGCAGGGCCTCGCTTTCCGCGATGGCCAGCAGGCGCTCGCCATCGACATCGTCAAGATCCAGGGCGGCAATACCGTGGGCATCGCCCATTCCATCGAAAAGGCCATTGATCGCCTCAACTCCGGCGGCAACCTGCCTGACGGCGTCACCATCGACATTTTGCAGAACAGCGCCGAACCCATCGAGAACAATTTTGAAGTCGTGCAGGCAACGCTGATCGAAGGCGCCATTCTCGCCGTCGTCATCGTGTTTGTGTTCCTCAATTCGTGGCGCTCGACCATCATAACCGGCCTGACGCTACCGATCTCGATCATCGGCACACTGACCGTGGTCAGCATGCTCGGCTTCACGCTCAACACCATGACCATGCTGGCGCTGACCCTGTCGGTCGGCATCCTGATCGACGACGCCATCGTGGTGCGCGAAAACATCACGCGCCATTTGCATATGGGGAAATCGCACTTCCAGGCGGCGCTCGATGGCACCAAGGAAATCGGCTTTGCCGTGCTGGCAACGACGCTCTCCATCGTCGCAGTGTTCATGCCGCTGGCCTTCATGGATGGCATTATCGGCCAGTTCTTCATGCAGTTCGGCGTTACCGTTTCGGTCGCCGTGCTGATCTCGCTGTTTGTCAGCTTCACCCTCGACCCGATGCTGTCGAGTGTCTGGTATGATCCGGCATCGGAGCCCAATGCAAAGCGCGGCCCGATAGGCCGCACCATTGCCCTGTTCGAGCGTGGCTTTGAAAAGCTGGCCAAGGGCTATACCAAGGTCCTCAAGTGGTCGCTGCGCCACCGCATCATCACCATGGTCGTTGCCATGATGTCGTTCTTTGGTAGCTTCCTGCTGTTCCCCATGATCGGCGCCGAGTTCATGCCGGCCACCGACCAGAGCGAAATCCAGGTCAGCATCGAAACGCGCCCCGGCTCGTCCATCGACTATACTGCCATCAAGGCCCATCAGGCCGAAGCGCTGCTCCGCGCCATGCCGGAAGTCTCGAGCACCTATACCACCGTCAATGCCGGTCGCTCGGCTGGCGAAAACCGCGCCACCATCACCGTGTCGCTGGTGGGCCCGGCCTCGCGCGCTTTGTCGTCCCAGCAAATGACCGCACCGATCCGCGAAGCGCTGTTGACCATTCCGGGTGCCGATTTCAAAGTCTCGGCCGGTGGCGGCCTTGGTGGCGGCAGCCCCATCCAGGTCAAGTTGATGGGCGAAAACCTCGAGGATCTGGCAACCGCCGCCAATGCTCTCGCCGACAAGATGCGCGACATTGATGGCGCGGTCGATGTGCAGGTCAGCCTGCAACAGGCCCAGCCCATGCTCGACATCATCCTCGACCGACAGGCTGCGAGCGACCTCGGCGTCGGCATCGCGGCCACCGGCTCGGCGCTGCGTGCCATGCTGGGCGGCGAAACGGCATCGGAATGGACCGACGACCGCAATGACCGTCTCGACGTGGTCGTTCGCCTGCCCGAGGCCATGCGCCAGGATGTGGACGCCGTGGGCAGCCTACCCATCGCGCAGAACCGCTCCAGCGCCACGCCACTGGCCATCACGCTTGATCAGGTCGCTGAAGTCCGCCCAACGGTTGGCCCCAGCGAGATCAACCGCGAGAACCTGACCCGTCAGGTCAGCGTCTCGGCCAATGTCGAAGGCCGCATCCTCGGCGACGTCAGTGCCGATGTGCAGGCGGCCGTCGCGGCGCTCGACCTGCCGCCCGGCATCGTCCTGTCTGAAGGCGGCGACACCGAAATGCTGGCCGACACCATGGGCAGCGTCGGCTCGGCGCTCCTGTTGGCGATCATCTTCATCTATCTGGTGCTCGCCAGCCAGTTCGGCAGCTTCCTGCAGCCGCTCGCCATCATGTCGGCCCTGCCGCTATCGCTGATCGGCGTGATGCTGGGCCTATTGGTCGGCGGTTCGACGCTGAACATGTATTCCATGATCGGCTTCGTCATGCTGATGGGTCTGGTGGTGAAAAACGCCATCCTGCTCGTCGACAACGCCAACCAGCATGTTCGCGCCGGCTCATCGCTGATTGATGCCCTGATCGAAGCGGGCGAAACCCGCTTCCGCCCGATCATCATGACTACGCTCGCTATGATCTTCGGCATGCTGCCGCTGGCACTGGCCCTGCACGAAGGCAGTGGCCAGAACGCCCCGATGGCCCACGCGGTGATCGGCGGACTGATCAGTTCGACGTTGCTGACACTGGTCGTGGTGCCGGTCATGCTGACCTATACCGAAGCGCTGGGTCGTTTCGCCCGCCGCTTCCTGCCCAAGTCGCCGGATCATCACCACGCCGAAACGGCAGAACCGGCGCCCAGCCACTAA
- a CDS encoding efflux RND transporter periplasmic adaptor subunit translates to MDNATDKIESIPTKSGKKAWFWSAASLAVLVGLGLVFLSNETPSAPLAATVSTPTVERAMRLHPVEIVLVEPRQIQEYVRVSGTIYPLQEAAIASQVSGLAETVAVRPGDHVAAGDLLVEVGTTDLQLQLDQQRATMATTMVQLQAAQALLDRTQLLADKGLSAQTALDNARAEVDRLTATITSQQTQVTLAETNLRRARVAAPFAGTVSARSIEPGQIVNPGTTMLSLVDLSSVRVEVIVGLSSIGKVQPGQAVNLTVPGMPNTLFSGVVDRISPVAEAGTRSIKVHLTLDNAEGKLRGGMFVTGEIVVQQANDVLAVPTAAVQSRDDERFVMAVVDGVVRERAIEVGSGWEGGSMLEARTGLAAGDTIVATKLSGLRDGASVIIEAN, encoded by the coding sequence TTGGATAACGCTACAGACAAAATCGAGAGCATCCCCACCAAGTCCGGCAAGAAAGCCTGGTTCTGGTCCGCCGCTAGTCTGGCCGTTCTGGTCGGTCTTGGCCTGGTGTTTCTCAGCAATGAAACACCATCCGCGCCGCTGGCTGCCACGGTATCGACCCCTACCGTCGAGCGCGCCATGCGGCTGCATCCCGTCGAGATCGTTCTGGTCGAGCCACGCCAGATCCAGGAATATGTCCGGGTGAGCGGCACCATCTATCCATTGCAGGAAGCTGCGATTGCGTCACAGGTTTCTGGCCTTGCGGAAACCGTCGCGGTCCGCCCAGGCGATCATGTCGCCGCCGGCGATCTACTGGTCGAAGTCGGCACCACCGATCTGCAGCTGCAGCTCGACCAGCAGCGCGCCACCATGGCGACGACCATGGTGCAGTTGCAGGCCGCACAGGCTCTGCTCGACCGCACGCAACTGCTGGCCGACAAGGGCCTTTCCGCCCAGACCGCGCTCGACAATGCGCGCGCCGAGGTTGATCGGCTGACCGCCACCATCACCTCGCAGCAGACGCAGGTCACGCTCGCCGAGACCAATCTGCGCCGCGCCCGCGTCGCCGCGCCGTTCGCCGGCACGGTTTCGGCCCGCAGCATCGAACCCGGCCAGATCGTCAATCCCGGCACCACCATGCTGTCGCTGGTCGATCTTTCCTCGGTGCGTGTCGAAGTCATTGTCGGGCTGAGCAGCATCGGCAAGGTGCAGCCCGGCCAGGCAGTAAACCTCACCGTCCCCGGCATGCCCAACACCCTGTTCTCGGGCGTGGTCGACCGCATCAGCCCAGTCGCTGAAGCCGGCACGCGCTCGATCAAGGTTCACCTCACGCTCGACAATGCCGAGGGCAAGCTGCGCGGCGGCATGTTCGTCACCGGCGAAATCGTCGTGCAGCAGGCCAACGACGTGCTGGCCGTGCCAACCGCCGCCGTGCAGAGCCGCGATGATGAGCGCTTTGTCATGGCCGTGGTGGACGGCGTGGTGCGCGAACGCGCCATCGAAGTCGGCTCCGGCTGGGAAGGCGGCAGCATGCTCGAAGCCCGCACAGGGCTGGCGGCCGGCGACACCATCGTCGCCACCAAGCTGTCGGGCCTGCGCGATGGCGCATCCGTCATCATCGAGGCGAACTAA
- a CDS encoding response regulator transcription factor, whose product MRILLVEDEMDMARVLTAALSRHDIVVDHAPTLEIAEEAALSGVHDAVLLDRKLPDGDGLSLIPILRRGQAGLPIIVLSALGSPDHRVAGLDNGADDYLAKPFSTDELLARLRAVMRRPTQMGNSTVTIGKLHFNLTERAATVSGEPLELTRRELLALEILVRRAGRTVSRSALEEAVYGFDDEIASNTLDAHISRLRRKLAGAGVEIHGIRGLGYLLRTAP is encoded by the coding sequence ATGCGCATATTGCTGGTCGAAGATGAGATGGACATGGCTCGGGTGCTGACAGCGGCGCTCAGTCGGCACGATATTGTGGTCGACCATGCGCCCACGCTGGAGATCGCTGAAGAAGCGGCCCTGAGCGGAGTGCATGACGCGGTTCTATTGGATCGTAAATTGCCCGACGGCGACGGGCTGTCGCTCATTCCCATCCTGCGGCGCGGACAGGCCGGACTGCCGATCATCGTGCTCTCGGCGCTCGGCTCGCCCGACCATCGGGTGGCCGGGCTCGACAATGGTGCCGATGATTATCTCGCCAAGCCGTTTTCGACCGATGAATTGCTGGCACGGTTGCGTGCCGTGATGCGTCGTCCAACCCAGATGGGCAATAGCACCGTCACCATCGGGAAACTGCATTTCAACCTGACCGAGCGCGCCGCAACGGTCAGCGGCGAGCCGCTTGAGTTGACGCGTCGCGAATTGCTGGCGCTGGAAATTCTCGTCCGTCGCGCCGGTCGAACCGTGTCGCGCAGCGCGCTCGAAGAGGCCGTCTATGGCTTTGACGATGAGATCGCTTCCAATACGCTGGATGCTCACATCTCGCGGCTGCGCCGGAAACTGGCCGGGGCGGGCGTCGAAATCCACGGCATTCGCGGCCTTGGATATCTGCTGAGGACCGCACCGTGA
- a CDS encoding HAMP domain-containing sensor histidine kinase yields MKHRKPKSLRRTLTRSMVIMQALVLLTFALVAAVQIMNLIVAEQVLDGSVVDDIARSVERTPDGALAVVPTKKLSGIAADYPDFWFFAADVDGTATEMGKIPDHIGLMADNLSRINLANIADVGNPNAPAAIIRQHVSDAGHLWIITGGGPKLGFGGIWIAVSNPFFLGLLGFLTIASILIIPFIVRRQLRGLELIAAEADTINVDQRGVRLTSTSVPTELHPLVSAINQALQRLDEGMERQHRFMADAAHELRTPIAILQTRLELLPETEERRLLLLDAARLGSMANQLLDLQRMDLSPQPFEKLDLVELASQVTSDLAPLAIAAGDEVSFEAEAKSVMVMGDSGALSRAITNLIQNAIAHGGQDIDIAVNVGSDGRLSVTDTGPGIDQEHRAEIFEPFHRVAPLQHGAGLGLNLVRDIVRRHNGHVSVSGIEGGGAVFEIALPLAGEPSKALASA; encoded by the coding sequence GTGAAGCATCGCAAGCCAAAGTCGCTCCGCCGTACCCTGACGCGCAGCATGGTGATCATGCAGGCGCTGGTGCTGCTGACTTTTGCATTGGTTGCGGCCGTCCAGATCATGAACCTGATCGTTGCCGAGCAGGTTCTGGATGGTTCGGTGGTCGACGACATTGCGCGCTCCGTCGAGCGCACGCCCGATGGGGCGCTGGCGGTGGTTCCCACCAAAAAGCTGTCTGGGATTGCGGCCGACTACCCGGATTTCTGGTTCTTCGCCGCGGACGTCGATGGCACTGCCACCGAAATGGGCAAAATCCCCGATCATATCGGGCTGATGGCCGACAATCTCTCGCGCATCAATCTGGCCAACATCGCCGATGTGGGCAATCCAAATGCGCCTGCCGCGATCATTCGCCAGCATGTCAGCGATGCCGGACATTTGTGGATCATCACCGGTGGTGGCCCAAAGCTCGGCTTCGGCGGTATCTGGATTGCGGTGTCCAATCCGTTCTTCCTGGGCCTGCTCGGGTTCCTCACCATCGCATCCATTCTGATCATCCCCTTTATCGTGCGGCGGCAGTTGCGCGGGCTGGAGCTCATCGCTGCGGAAGCCGACACTATCAACGTCGATCAGCGCGGCGTGCGGCTGACCTCGACCAGCGTGCCGACCGAGTTGCACCCGCTGGTTAGCGCCATCAATCAGGCCTTGCAGCGGCTCGACGAAGGCATGGAGCGGCAGCATCGGTTCATGGCCGACGCTGCGCACGAATTGCGCACGCCGATTGCCATTTTGCAGACGCGGCTGGAACTCTTGCCCGAGACGGAAGAACGCCGTCTGCTGCTGCTCGATGCCGCGCGCCTCGGCAGCATGGCCAATCAGCTGCTTGATTTGCAGCGCATGGATCTGTCGCCGCAGCCTTTCGAAAAACTCGATCTAGTAGAACTGGCCTCGCAGGTCACATCAGACCTGGCGCCACTGGCCATTGCCGCAGGCGATGAGGTGTCATTTGAGGCCGAGGCCAAGTCGGTCATGGTGATGGGCGATAGCGGCGCCCTTTCGCGTGCCATCACAAACCTCATCCAGAACGCCATCGCCCACGGCGGTCAGGATATCGATATTGCGGTCAATGTCGGCAGTGACGGGCGACTGAGCGTCACCGATACCGGGCCGGGGATTGACCAGGAACACCGGGCGGAAATCTTTGAACCCTTCCACCGGGTCGCGCCACTCCAGCACGGCGCAGGGCTGGGCCTGAACCTCGTGCGAGACATCGTGCGGCGGCACAATGGCCACGTTTCGGTCAGCGGCATCGAGGGCGGTGGCGCGGTGTTTGAGATCGCCTTGCCGCTGGCCGGCGAGCCGAGCAAGGCTCTGGCTTCAGCATGA
- a CDS encoding MarR family transcriptional regulator — protein MALRELVDATETARGRAAKMQNLHPTDMACLAYLQRVGRPISPKQISTHLNLTSGSGTALLDRLEAVGYTRRLPNPEDRRSILIELDVEKAKEPLARLAKFEKSYLALTETFSERDLWAISKFLDEMNGFAKQMAES, from the coding sequence ATGGCGTTGCGGGAGTTAGTCGACGCGACGGAAACGGCGCGCGGGCGGGCGGCAAAGATGCAGAACCTGCATCCCACCGACATGGCTTGCCTTGCCTATTTGCAGCGGGTCGGCCGGCCGATCAGTCCCAAACAGATCAGTACGCATCTCAACCTGACCTCCGGCTCGGGCACCGCCCTGCTCGATCGGCTCGAAGCGGTTGGCTATACCCGCCGCCTGCCAAACCCTGAGGATCGCCGCAGCATCCTGATCGAGCTGGACGTCGAAAAGGCCAAGGAACCGCTGGCCCGGCTGGCAAAGTTCGAAAAGAGCTATCTGGCGCTGACCGAGACATTCTCCGAGCGGGACCTGTGGGCGATTTCCAAGTTCCTCGACGAGATGAATGGTTTTGCCAAACAGATGGCCGAAAGCTAG
- a CDS encoding HlyD family secretion protein produces the protein MTQTKLETAGEATLTAPVRTLPEVTETPAPPVAAGPGNVEPVIVVEQPAEQPQKKRKSAARKAGLFILFVLGATMAWHVATDLLVPSSSTGSVTALTALIAPRVAGQVSQVLVADNQFVEAGTPLFTLDASPFDLAVRQAEANLAQVTQTVGAGVISLASVEAKVNQAQTALDGTRGTTERTINLFERGLTSQASVDAANSQLASAEAGLASAKAELDSAILRAGADGVANPQVETAQVQVEQAHLNRSFATVVAPTSGVVTNLKLAPGQFVNAGTPALTFIESDSLWVVVDMRENQLANVKVGDEARVLFDAVPGKTFDGRVRGIAWGIDPGRTAANGLPQNQAMNRWFEPARTIPVHIELAETQQWPSNVRVGSMASALVFAGDRNSPISAVASFMQTVSSYVSYLY, from the coding sequence ATGACGCAGACTAAGTTGGAAACGGCAGGGGAAGCCACCCTGACGGCGCCGGTTCGTACGCTACCCGAAGTCACTGAAACTCCAGCGCCACCAGTGGCAGCCGGGCCGGGCAATGTCGAGCCGGTGATTGTGGTCGAGCAGCCGGCAGAGCAACCACAGAAGAAGCGCAAGAGCGCTGCGCGCAAGGCGGGGCTGTTCATTTTGTTCGTGCTGGGCGCGACCATGGCCTGGCATGTGGCGACCGACCTTTTGGTGCCATCGAGCTCCACGGGCTCCGTTACGGCGCTGACCGCCTTGATCGCGCCGCGCGTCGCCGGGCAGGTTAGCCAGGTGCTCGTCGCCGACAATCAGTTCGTTGAGGCGGGCACGCCGCTGTTCACGCTCGATGCATCGCCATTCGATCTGGCCGTACGGCAGGCCGAGGCCAATCTGGCGCAGGTGACACAGACAGTCGGCGCCGGCGTCATCTCGCTGGCCTCGGTCGAAGCCAAGGTCAATCAGGCGCAGACCGCGCTCGACGGCACGCGGGGCACCACCGAGCGCACCATCAACCTCTTCGAGCGCGGCCTCACCTCGCAGGCATCGGTCGATGCGGCCAATTCCCAGCTGGCGTCCGCTGAAGCGGGTCTTGCCTCGGCTAAGGCCGAACTTGATAGCGCTATTCTTCGCGCCGGTGCGGATGGTGTAGCCAATCCGCAGGTCGAAACGGCGCAGGTGCAGGTCGAACAGGCCCACCTCAACCGCTCGTTCGCCACCGTCGTTGCGCCCACCAGTGGCGTCGTGACCAATCTCAAGCTGGCACCGGGCCAGTTCGTCAATGCCGGCACGCCTGCGCTGACCTTTATCGAAAGCGACAGCCTATGGGTTGTCGTCGACATGCGCGAAAACCAGCTGGCCAACGTCAAGGTCGGTGATGAGGCTCGTGTGCTGTTTGACGCGGTGCCTGGCAAGACTTTTGACGGTCGCGTTCGTGGCATTGCCTGGGGCATCGATCCGGGCCGCACCGCAGCCAATGGCCTGCCACAGAACCAGGCGATGAACCGCTGGTTCGAGCCCGCCCGCACCATTCCCGTCCATATCGAGCTGGCCGAAACGCAGCAGTGGCCGAGCAATGTCCGCGTCGGCTCGATGGCCAGCGCGCTGGTCTTTGCCGGTGATCGCAACTCGCCGATCTCGGCCGTGGCGAGCTTTATGCAGACCGTCTCGTCCTACGTCTCCTACCTCTACTGA
- a CDS encoding TolC family outer membrane protein: MKLSLGCALSVFALVTFGAASSANAQSITQALTIAYDYAPDLQAALLEAKASAENVALAQSGKRPTIGASVGGTYSWTNGGGFSTDTTALNVGLGYNQTIFDNYKTEAEIEQARAGAEAAEYQIRNTEQNVLLSVVQAYMSVLTDRQLVALRQDNLNFFRAQLQSARDRLDVGEGTRIDVAQAEARLAQGDAAYRASVNSLEISQATFQRYVGMAPQTLDATHNYGRLIPASLQAAISEAEVRHPAILMSKAAIRAAQAGSDAAQAAFGPTATVTGSLGTGISSGSQSPDVVRGSLGFQISVPIYAGGAIGASVRKANIAQIKSEVTAMSSYDQIRQAVISAWAGIQSADAQIAAANSAVSASRVVLDGVIQERDLGSRTTLDVLNSQAELTAAREGSINASSNKVIATFSLLAATGRLTATELGLGVEVKSAVRYNQVVEDVWQDLRVVAD; encoded by the coding sequence ATGAAACTGAGCCTTGGTTGCGCATTGAGCGTATTTGCACTCGTCACTTTTGGTGCCGCTTCGTCTGCCAATGCGCAGTCCATTACCCAGGCTCTAACCATTGCCTATGACTACGCGCCCGACCTGCAGGCGGCATTGCTTGAGGCAAAGGCATCGGCCGAAAACGTGGCGCTGGCACAATCTGGCAAGCGCCCCACCATCGGCGCGTCGGTGGGCGGCACTTATAGCTGGACCAATGGTGGCGGCTTCTCCACCGATACCACCGCGCTCAATGTCGGCCTCGGCTACAACCAGACCATCTTTGACAACTACAAGACCGAAGCGGAAATCGAACAGGCCCGTGCCGGCGCCGAAGCTGCCGAATACCAGATCCGCAATACCGAGCAGAACGTTCTGCTATCGGTGGTTCAGGCCTATATGTCGGTGCTGACCGACCGGCAGTTGGTGGCTCTCCGTCAGGACAATCTCAATTTCTTCCGCGCGCAGCTGCAGTCGGCGCGCGACCGGCTCGATGTGGGCGAGGGCACGCGCATCGATGTGGCGCAGGCTGAAGCGCGGCTGGCGCAGGGCGATGCGGCCTATCGGGCCTCGGTCAATAGCCTCGAAATCAGCCAGGCGACGTTCCAGCGCTATGTCGGCATGGCTCCACAAACGCTGGACGCCACCCACAACTACGGTCGGCTGATCCCGGCCAGCCTGCAGGCCGCCATCAGTGAAGCCGAAGTCCGCCATCCAGCCATCCTGATGTCCAAGGCCGCCATTCGCGCCGCCCAAGCCGGCAGCGATGCCGCGCAAGCCGCGTTCGGGCCAACCGCCACCGTCACCGGCTCGCTGGGGACCGGCATATCGAGCGGCAGCCAGTCGCCGGACGTTGTTCGCGGTAGCCTGGGCTTTCAGATTTCGGTGCCGATCTATGCCGGCGGCGCCATCGGCGCCAGCGTGCGCAAGGCCAATATCGCACAGATAAAATCGGAAGTGACGGCCATGTCGTCCTATGACCAGATCCGTCAGGCGGTCATCTCTGCCTGGGCCGGCATCCAGAGCGCTGATGCCCAGATCGCCGCCGCCAATTCGGCCGTCTCGGCCAGCCGCGTCGTCCTCGATGGCGTCATTCAGGAACGCGATCTCGGCTCCCGCACCACGCTTGATGTGCTCAATTCGCAAGCCGAACTCACCGCCGCCCGCGAAGGCTCGATCAACGCCTCCTCCAACAAAGTCATCGCCACGTTCTCCCTCCTCGCCGCCACCGGCCGCCTGACCGCCACCGAACTCGGCCTCGGCGTCGAGGTCAAATCGGCAGTGCGGTACAATCAGGTCGTCGAGGATGTGTGGCAGGATCTGCGGGTGGTCGCGGACTAA
- a CDS encoding helix-turn-helix transcriptional regulator: protein MAVQFDVFAPDLMKAPLVALHVTMTEAEAEIPLHRHPSGQIILALRGAVMCQVSDALWMVPPGWAVWIPGNIEHRCQATINAEVCFLLVKPDAANLPNQTCTLEMSSLVRDLILLLANDLEVSDRSEAHMLDVMKVLVGELERLPIADLQLPIPSHPKLRSIVDVLTDNPADRRTVQQWGEYLAMSERTLARLIVRETGMSFGEWRAQLKLLIALRQLAAGATVQQISDDLGYQSTTAFITAFKKVMGVTPSKYFERR, encoded by the coding sequence ATGGCCGTTCAGTTTGACGTCTTTGCCCCCGACCTGATGAAGGCGCCCTTGGTTGCTCTGCACGTCACGATGACGGAGGCCGAGGCGGAAATCCCGCTGCATCGCCATCCAAGCGGCCAGATCATCCTGGCGCTTCGCGGGGCGGTCATGTGTCAGGTTTCGGACGCGCTGTGGATGGTGCCGCCTGGATGGGCGGTTTGGATACCGGGCAATATCGAGCATCGGTGTCAGGCGACGATCAATGCCGAAGTCTGCTTCCTGCTGGTCAAGCCCGACGCGGCAAACCTTCCCAACCAAACCTGCACGCTGGAAATGTCCTCACTGGTGCGGGACCTGATCCTGTTGCTGGCCAATGACCTGGAGGTCAGTGACCGCAGCGAAGCGCATATGCTGGACGTCATGAAGGTGCTGGTTGGCGAGCTGGAGCGACTGCCGATTGCCGACCTTCAGCTACCTATCCCATCGCATCCCAAACTTCGCAGCATCGTCGACGTTTTGACGGACAATCCGGCCGACCGCCGAACTGTGCAGCAGTGGGGAGAGTATCTGGCGATGAGCGAGCGCACGCTGGCGCGCCTGATCGTCAGAGAAACCGGCATGAGTTTTGGCGAATGGCGGGCGCAACTCAAGCTTCTCATTGCGCTCCGGCAACTGGCAGCAGGGGCTACCGTTCAACAAATTTCCGATGATCTCGGCTATCAGTCGACGACAGCGTTCATCACCGCTTTCAAGAAGGTGATGGGGGTAACGCCGTCAAAATACTTCGAGCGGAGGTGA